Proteins from a genomic interval of Nocardioidaceae bacterium:
- a CDS encoding permease has translation MSTPTAQDSRESPPRSTIGQTEVVAIVMSLVVVAGSFAGLSLSQPLLASWSTIFLAIVVQSAPFLAFGVLLSAVISSVLSERVLRRAVPKNPILGVPVAGAAGIGLPGCECAAVPIAGSLIRRGVVPAVALTFLLAAPAVNPAVLISTAVAFPGQPEIVLARFLASLAVAILVGWWCLSRGARLPMRRLDRVPWEGSTTRERFTATARHDFVHASGFLVLGAMIAAAVNTMVPRALIDTVAGQAVLAVGTMALFAFVMALCSESDAFVAASLTAFSDTAKLVFLVVGPAMDVKLASLEAGYFGGAFARQFVPVVLGVAVAVASLVGWWLL, from the coding sequence ATGAGCACGCCGACCGCGCAGGACTCCCGTGAGAGCCCACCCCGCTCGACCATCGGTCAGACCGAGGTCGTCGCGATCGTCATGTCGCTCGTCGTGGTGGCCGGGTCGTTCGCCGGGCTGAGCCTCTCCCAGCCGCTGCTCGCGTCGTGGAGCACGATCTTCCTGGCGATCGTCGTGCAGTCGGCGCCGTTCCTGGCCTTCGGCGTGCTGCTGTCGGCGGTCATCTCCTCCGTGCTCTCCGAGCGCGTGCTGCGCCGCGCCGTCCCGAAGAACCCGATCCTGGGCGTGCCCGTCGCCGGGGCGGCGGGCATCGGGCTGCCGGGGTGCGAGTGCGCCGCGGTGCCGATCGCCGGCAGCCTCATCCGGCGCGGGGTGGTCCCTGCCGTCGCGCTGACCTTCCTGCTCGCCGCCCCTGCGGTGAACCCGGCCGTGCTCATCTCGACCGCGGTGGCCTTCCCCGGCCAGCCCGAGATCGTCCTCGCCCGCTTCCTGGCGTCGCTGGCCGTGGCGATCCTCGTCGGCTGGTGGTGCTTGAGCCGCGGCGCCCGGCTGCCGATGCGCCGACTCGACCGCGTGCCGTGGGAGGGCTCGACCACGCGCGAGCGCTTCACCGCCACCGCCCGCCACGACTTCGTGCACGCCTCGGGCTTCCTCGTGCTCGGCGCGATGATCGCCGCCGCCGTCAACACGATGGTCCCCCGGGCTCTCATCGACACCGTCGCCGGCCAGGCCGTCCTCGCCGTCGGCACGATGGCGCTGTTCGCCTTCGTCATGGCGCTGTGCTCGGAGTCCGACGCCTTCGTCGCCGCGAGCCTCACCGCCTTCTCCGACACGGCGAAGCTCGTCTTCCTCGTGGTCGGGCCCGCGATGGACGTCAAGCTCGCCTCGCTCGAGGCCGGCTACTTCGGAGGCGCCTTCGCCCGCCAGTTCGTGCCCGTCGTCCTCGGCGTCGCCGTGGCCGTCGCCTCCCTCGTGGGCTGGTGGCTGCTGTGA